TCCGATGAAAGACTTCTCTAACCTGACGCTGCAACGGAACCAATCCTTCTTCCATCTTCCTACAGATCTCCGACAATTCATTCGTCCGCGCTCTGATTTCCTCCATTTGTTCCGCTTCGACCGGATATGGAACTGTACCGGCTAATTCGATCAGCGCTTCACTACATTTTTCTAACCTTTGAATCTCATCTAACAACCCAACCGaccctttcttttctttcttcttccattCATCAGAAATCCGATCCTGCAATCCAATTATCGGGCCTGTCCATGAAAGCTGTCGCGGAATTTGGAAATGATTCGACAATCCACTCCTGTCCTGACATGGAATTGCTGCAACAAAAACCCACATTACAAACACCAACACAGTACTCATCATATAAACCGGCAACGCCAACCCCGTGGATTCACCGCCTCGCGGAACGACCAAGTTGGCTGACATTGATTGAATCTGTTTTGAGGCCGACCAATTTCTCGAAACACCCCACCAAAACGATCTCGGATTTTGATTTGCAGCACTGTTATTACCACCTCTTCTACCAAATGACCAATTCCGTTCGGGTGTTTTCGCACTGCTACCGTCTTTATCATCTACGGCCATCGACGCGACCAGAGACGTTAACGCCTTTCTAACGCGACCAAGTTGACCTTCACCAATCAAATCCTGTTCAAGAACTGATACAGCCAGCAATGCCAATTGCTGCCAATGAAGAATCGAATCGATACTATTCGTAATCGCGTTACAAAAATCCAACGCCTTCACGGCACGATCGAGCAATTCAGGAATCAAGCGATCTAAAGGCGGTTTGACGAACTGAGACGGGTCACGTCCTAATATCAAAACCGCTTTAAATTCAGCCTCGCAACATAAGAACACGTCAAGAAGGTTTCTCAACCACCCCAGTGAAAGAAAATTGTCGCCACCGCCACCGTCGAGACTGGTGGTGGGATCATTTGAAAGGTGTAAAAAACGTTCTGAAGTATGTTTCTGAAAGAGTTCAAGATCATGAGTATCTTCGGAATCCAttgaagaaggaggaggagaagaaacaGCAACCTGGTTTCTCCGGAAACTTAGAATCGAACGGCCTAAAAAGGCTGAGCGGGAAGAACTTCTTTGGTACTCAGTTGTAGGCATTTTTTGTGGAGAGTGTTTTTATTTTTAGGCATGGAAACGGTTTTGGCAGTTAACATATGTTATGTTGTGTGCCTAGTGTTTGATAGCTTCTAGGACAAGAGTAAAagaccatttcttcttcttcttcttcgttcatttttgGGATTTTAACTTTTCATTCTTCTCGAGCTTGGTCTGCCCCATTCTTTTTGTTTCCCAAAATGCCCTTTTTGTTTGGTATAGTAACAAGAAAAAGTGATGGCAAAATTGTCATACTCTGGGGAACTTTTTGGTGTAATTGGTGGCTTGCTGGGTTAGGCAAGATTTTGATGCGATGATGCACGCAACCGGGGGTGCACTCATCCTTATGTGGAATCCTTAGTCCAACTTTAGATGGGTGATTCTGGCGAATGAAGATAAACGCACACTTGATACTGTCAAGATATTCACGGGGTACAAGCATTTTCCTTGGCGAACATACTTTGTAGAGTGTTAAGGCCCTAACCATCTTCCACGTCCCTTTAACAGATGCTTATCTTTGGAAAATCATGATCCTATGGGTATGCGTGTTTGGATACCAATTACAAAGTTTAGTTTTGGAATTCAGATATTAAATTTTCCTCCCTAAACTGGGCGTATGCCATTTAATTGGGGCTATGAATTTCTTCATTCACCCAATAGAGAATGatatataaggggtgtctaaaaattgtaaaattactaaattaaccttaaaaaaatcttaattattctaacacaaatacaaatacaaaatcataacttaattaacaaatacacaaatcattaatcaaactcaatttattttttaatttccatcaaaattaaaactaaatcctaatcaatcacaaacaacaattataatctaattacctttttgttaataaaaaaaaacaaacccaaaaacagaaaatttgggtgattgagttaaatccctttaaaccATTCCTTCTAAGAGAAACTCTAtaatgatttacctctaaaactTTGAAATTCACTCATCAAGGTATCTGAAAATCCACCTAGAATCGGTTTTTATATGTAAACCATAGCAACCCGATTGTAATCAAAATTAAAACCCGACTGTGAACCTACATactccgattctgggttgatgtgatgaacatcaactataatcggattacattaatacacacatcaaccgattctggattcATGTTCGAATTATTTTggaccatatgtaatccgattgtttaGTTAAAAATCTCTGAAACCTTTTCTTCAATAATCGGATTACGTTGtcgtccatataaaccgattctgaaaaagctgcaaCAAACTACCTCAAGAATCATACTTTATAGATAAACTTAAAGTCCGATTCTGGTACAAATTTCATGAGTCAaagttacccaaaaaaaaaaaaccactttCATTAattaagcttggttcaagtttgcaaaatacaagataagaaagcgacaaaatataagcatccgatagatcaagtttttaatataaggaaaatactcattcaAACAAATGGAGATCCTCGAATTAATCCGGCTCGATCAATTCCTCTCATCGCCTCATGTTGGGATCGTATTTTTTAGCCACTCCTTGGTGACCTCCGTGACCTGATTTAACTTATCTaccggtggtaatggacaatcatCACATACTCTAAAACCgatataatgtatgttgttatggttgaataaaacaattctccgatgcttaagcgattcatcccaaatggtgtattttggtgcgtATGTATAACATGTTCCCTTACTAAATAGATGAACACATAGAGGCATCTGCATCCAATGCTCTCGGGTAATTGGTCCATTCCCATTTGTCCCTTGTACTCTAgcaaccattttttcaaaaatcacttctttatcttgtcttgtttttccCTCCTTCATCATCGATATGTATAATTCCTTGTCTTGTTTTTCTAAAGTATTGACATTGGGTTAGGTTTTCATCGTCTGCCAAACTTATATGGCCTATTTATTCCGACGCAACGTGATAACCAAAATTCCCATCCGCATCCACGTCGTCGGTGGATAACACATAGGGCTTGATGATTTCAGGGAGTTTCGAGTAATACTcctcgaatatggtgtaacaTGTTCGATGGGGTATACCTCGTTCATCCCTATGCGTTTTTCCATCACCAAGAGCGTCCCTTAGAGTCACCGTAGTACCATTTTGTCTTGCTTCTCCGTTCCATGCACGTAACCTTGATAATTGTGTTGTACTCGCTTGATTCTCTTGAGAAGGAACGAATAGATTTTTTGGCGCTTGACTCTCTTGAGTAGGAGTGATTGGATCCTCATGTTGCGAAGGAGCGCTTGTCCCATTTTCccccttctttggtcgacccctttttCCTCTTAGCCGGTGCTTCTTCATTCTCAATGTGTGAAGGAACGTTTGAAAAAATTTTCTTCTCTTGGGCGCTACTTGCCCcgctttctcccttctttggtcgaccccttttctttggaacctttcCCTCTTCATATTTAGCGTCGTCATTCTCATGCCGACAAAGGATTCTTTTATGACTCAATAACGGGTTTTTTCAGGTACTCATTGCAACCTTAAactcttttctttcttccttcctatccatgttggtaggtggtctacccgtCGGCGGTAGCATCGCTGGTTCTCCGACCGGTACCATATGGGGGTTCGTGGATAGTTTTAAGTCGTACATCAAAACTTTTCTTCCCAAGACATTCTTTTGTGCAAATTTCTCGATGATTTCTCTTCCAATATCCGTGTCCACAAAGGATTCGAGTGGTTCTTCGGTTGGGGGTGGTTTGAGAGTAAGtttcttccaaaacggatcaatgatttcaaaaggaatccCTTGTTGGTACTTCGCGATTATTTGACGAACGAAAATCCGAAGGCCGTCATCGTCATACATGAGCATTCAATTCTTCTTCTCCCCATCTCATTACCtacataatatttgtaatccttcatcataGAAATGATTGCCCAATGAGACACCCTATAATTTAAATTTCTAATCAACCAATGGTGTTCCTTGTAGATTATGATGATTTTCATCCTACTCTCTTCCATTTGAGCGGTTATCTTGATGATATCGTCCTTGGTGTATTCATGGATGACTTCTTGCAATGTAAGCACGGTGTTTTGGCTTCCTCGGAGCAAGATTTTCAAACGTCCATGAAATCCTTCCATGATACTTGTCGCCTCATTCTTGTAATGCATGTGTTGGTAGGTATAAAcatacacaaatttttccttgtatggatccaacaattccttcaaACAATAAACCACACATTTTTCGTAATCTTTCTTCCATAGCCCAATAAAACTCTCCAAGTAGGATTCGAAATCGGACACGGACATTGAGTGTACCATtaaatcccaatgatgttgaaaatcCTTTCATAGTAACTCATTAGCTTCATACTCcgatttccttttcttcttgtcctcctctctttgttccggagttagtttttgaagacgcCCATCTTCGGCCTTTTCACGAGCGGTACCTTTTTGTGGCTTTGGCCTTTGGATATGACCCTtacaattacttctaatattgcattgtatgtgCCATCATTAGTGTTTGATCCGTATCCGTTACTATGATCCTTGGAGTTTGATCGCCACGGTatatctccttcaaggtctctagcatccaagtaaaactcacatcattctcccgatccataaatccccatgctaccgtgaaagtttgcttgtcggaagtatggcaagcaatgtttaacaacgacatattgtacttgttggttttgtatgtacaatctattaacaaaacttgatagaAGCATTGTGTCAACTTTATCATCTCCGTatgcgccaagaaaatacgagtcactttgccttccaatacttgcttcctcattgtgtatccgTGTTGATCGGCTAACCATTGAGATTGTTCTATAACCGCTCTACCATCCCATGACCTCCTCCTAAAGACTGCTCTTGCCGTGTAAATTTGcctcaaagtggacaagttatccttatcatcctccttaatATTCCTAAGTATGTCACTTGGTCTACACGCTTTCATCGACTTCaccgtttccaattgatgtggtttcaatccACAAACGGCCGCGTGTCCAACAAGAGATTCCAGATCATCATGATTGtgacaaccattcatcactttaGATAACTTGTATACCCTACTACCATCGGGTTTCTCGGGTCtattaactataatcttaaatggacaaccatacttctttgatttggtaatgtattcccttgtcgtcTTCTTCACGTACAATCTTTCCTTTGCCCAGTGACTTTCTTtctttccacctctctcacaaacaattTCCAAACGCTCTTTACTTGAATGACGACCTAAAACTAATGCGCCTTTGATCtctattcccttgtctataaaccattgctttgcatcgtttttatctttccattccaAATCGGTAAAATAGTGGGCAGAGGTATCAAGACCCAACAGAGATACGGCTTCGGGTTGATTTTCTTCAAACGCCACAACAATCTACAAAAAATATCAACAAGTTGATaattcaaaatcggtttatatgttatAGTCGATTAAACTGATTCCAAGTAATCGGAGTATATGTGCAACTATAAAGACCGAATTAAGAATTGTCGAAAAAAATTCAAAGTCCAGAATCGGTTCACTTCTAGTGTCATATAATCCGATTATTGTTCACATTTCTCCTGGAACTTTAAAATCGGTTTACATATACACGAAAATAAACCGATTGTCAACTTTGTATTTTCTATGTGATTATATAAGTGAAGAAATCGGGTTATTaacatcaccaacaaaaaccgaTTCTGGTCACGCACCAACGGAGACAAAAAAATTTAATACAATCGGGTTATATGGTGACTAACAAAGACCGATTATAGAtccaaatttggggattttagccagaatcggtttatgtagtgttatcgaataaaccgattctggattgaagttttgaaattttttccttttttgagcaattgagacatgcaaatacatgtttgtacatcgttacaactcatacctgtttattaagagcattatcaccttcttcttcacgacgaaattgttcttgtgcttgaataatatccccAAGCATTCTTTGGCTCACTTtgtcttcttcattcaacaaattttccaattcggtaggatcgaaatcatgataatctgatgcacCCACCTCTTCATCACTAttagagtcttcatcatcactatattctttcatttttgctaagaaaatcaaaaaacctagtttttcattctttccctctacttctttccctccaaaccttaaaaaagaaaaatcacttTCTACTCTAATCCAAATATTATAATTCCACTCAAACACTTATTAATTTAACAAAAATTAACTTAATTAGTCATCACTAATTTAGTAAGGGCGTATTAGGTATTAACATAAATAATGGATAAGGAGTTTCTACAAATTACTTcctaatgaccctattttgtcatgtagttataggccccaattaagtggcataggctcCAATTTAGCCAGGAAAATTTTAGAATGACTTTTTAAATGTAAATTCATAAATTTATGGTAGAGTTCATTCACGTCCAATGTGGAAAGCGATGAAATTTCCGCTTTGAAGTGTCCCAAGAGAGGTGAGCGTCTATGGATAGGTAAAGTTAAGCTGCCTATGGCTATGTAATTTCATGACAGCTTGTCTTAAGAATATTTGAAAATTATCGGGTACACCTGGGACAGAGCCAAGATTGGGGTGCAAAATTTGCGGTGGGgtgaaaaaaaaagattttgtaGAGGgggcaaaaaaacaaaatcacttagatatagaaagaaatttcctATTGAATCTAAAATAGGCTTTGGAGTCAGCTCGGCAGGATTACAATTGCACATCCTTGTAATGGGCTGGTTCAGTCCTGGATACACCCTTCTAAGATCCCACAAACATGACACGAGTAATCAAAAAACTGCATTTACATAAAATTGTAATgttaacttttgcatacgatttTCGTGTCTAGCTTTCTTCTTTAAATAAGTGAATTTATGGTTGTTTAAAAGCACATACCATTACTCTTTATATATACTGTATGATATATGCACTGGAGAACTAGATTTAGCGAAAATGCGTTGGGGAAATCGCAAATCGAGACTTTGAAATGTTGGAGGAAGCTAATCCATAATCCGATAGATATATTTAAGTAGCCGTGATAGTTAAGTATTCAGGAAACTTCACAAAGAAAGACGTCGAGTAGAAAA
The nucleotide sequence above comes from Papaver somniferum cultivar HN1 chromosome 8, ASM357369v1, whole genome shotgun sequence. Encoded proteins:
- the LOC113301761 gene encoding uncharacterized protein LOC113301761; this translates as MPTTEYQRSSSRSAFLGRSILSFRRNQVAVSSPPPSSMDSEDTHDLELFQKHTSERFLHLSNDPTTSLDGGGGDNFLSLGWLRNLLDVFLCCEAEFKAVLILGRDPSQFVKPPLDRLIPELLDRAVKALDFCNAITNSIDSILHWQQLALLAVSVLEQDLIGEGQLGRVRKALTSLVASMAVDDKDGSSAKTPERNWSFGRRGGNNSAANQNPRSFWWGVSRNWSASKQIQSMSANLVVPRGGESTGLALPVYMMSTVLVFVMWVFVAAIPCQDRSGLSNHFQIPRQLSWTGPIIGLQDRISDEWKKKEKKGSVGLLDEIQRLEKCSEALIELAGTVPYPVEAEQMEEIRARTNELSEICRKMEEGLVPLQRQVREVFHRIVRSRAEVLGFVDSTGLVILPHSYFS